GATGACCTGGTCAGCGAGAACCCGGTCAGGAGCAGTATTTGCCAAGGTTTCGCTGACTTCGAAGCAGGCATTGGATTTCAGTCGGGTAACAAACCAGACACCTTTCTGATGGAGGCGATACAGCCAGGCATAATCGATGTAACCACGGTCAAAAATTAATAAATCACCTGGATTGAATTGCATGGTTTTGCCAACTTGCAGGTCATGCACCTTAGCTTCGGTCAAGATCACGCATTGCGGCAGCATATCGGTTATCACTGTGTGCAACTTAATGCCAGCCTTGCGGGCCCGAAAGGTAGGCCAAGGAAAAACGCTGGCACAGAGATCGATGGTAGTCGAATCAATGATTTTTAGTTTGGACTGCCGTTTATGTTTCCGAGTCAGCTCCCAGCTAAGCGGTGCCATAACTTATGATAAAGCTTTTCAAAAATAATGGCCGGACGTAGTTCATTGGCTTCTGCTAGGGTAGAGCGTTTCACCTCGGACTGGCCCAAGTGATAAAGTTTTCTGACGTGTTGATTGAGACTAAACACCAAATCCCGGAGACTCTAGCGACTACTGAACTGGGCGTATAGCATGGCAACAAACTGTGACCAATACGAAAATTTTCTGGGCTTCGGACCCT
This genomic stretch from Deltaproteobacteria bacterium harbors:
- a CDS encoding IS4 family transposase, whose amino-acid sequence is MAPLSWELTRKHKRQSKLKIIDSTTIDLCASVFPWPTFRARKAGIKLHTVITDMLPQCVILTEAKVHDLQVGKTMQFNPGDLLIFDRGYIDYAWLYRLHQKGVWFVTRLKSNACFEVSETLANTAPDRVLADQVIRLNSEHGMVSYPDTLRRVHYRAPETGKEYVFLTNRFDLSALDIAELYRQRWQIELFFK